DNA from Gemmatimonadaceae bacterium:
ATTCAGGGAATCGCTCAGCATGAGCGTGTACGGCACGTAGATCGACGGCGCCGGCGGCTCATGGAGACCGACATTGGGTGTGTCGCCCACGACACCGACTATTTCGAACCAGCCGTCACTGCCGGGCGCCGCCAGTCTGAATGGGTTGGGTGGCTTGACGTAATCGGGCATTCGAACGCGCCGTCCGATCGCGGATTCGTCAGGCCACCACGCACGAGCCATCGTTTGGTTGACGACGGCGACGTGGGGCGTTCCACCGCTCTCTGAATCTGACCACACGCGGCCTCGAATGAGCGGGATCTTCATCGTCGCAAAGTAGTCACCGCTGATCCGTTGGACAATCGGTGCTTCGTCTTCGGACGCGTCCCGGCCGGGAACTTCGACCACCGACCGTTGGCCCGACTGCGGTGGTATCCCGCTGTAGGTGGCGAGCGCGACCGACTCGACCTGGGGCACCTCTGCCATGCGATCCCGGAGGCGCTCGTAAAACGTGGCGCGGCCGGCCCATTGCATGTACGTGTTCTCGGGAAGGTTGATCGTCGCGACGAACACGTCGTGCGGGTCGTAGCCAAGCGATGTCCGGTACAGACCGATGAGCACCCGGACAGCCGCACCAGTGCCCGCGAGGAGCAGCACCGTCAGCGCAATTTGAGCCGCGAGCAGGAGGTGATGCGCTCGTCGGCTTTCGACGCCGGCGGTCGTCCGGGCCATCGTCGTCAGGCGTGGGCGCGAAAACGACAAGGCCGGTGACAATCCACAAATCAGGGCCGACGCCATCGCAAGGCCCGCACTGAAGAGCAAGACCGGTACATTGACGGGCACAGCCATGAGGTTGCCGACCGGAACCGCATTGGGGGGCAAGAGCCTGAGCATAGCCGGCAGGCCCCAGTAGCCCACCGCAACGCCTAGTGCGGCGCCGCTAAATGCCATGAGCAGCGATTCCACGAGGAGCTGCCGAATCAACCGTCCACGACTTGCCCCTATGGCGGCTCGGACGGCGAACTCATGCGCTCGCGAGGTCCCGCGCGCCAACAGCAGGATGGACACGTTCGCGCAGGCGAGCAGGAGCAGCAACAGAGACGCCGCGAAGATCAACAGGAGGGTCGGCACAAAGCCGGCCGCCCTTCGTGTCTCCACCAGCGTTCGTACGAGGGGACGCACGTCCTTCGGAAAGCGTTGCGGAGCCTCTTTGGCAAATTGGTCGAAGAGCGGCTGGAGTCGCTGTTCGGCCATGCGTGGAGTCACGCCCCGCTTGAGACGGGCCTGGACACTCCACGCGAAGGTCGGATCGAAGGTCAGATGAAGGGGAACGAGAATCTCCGGACCCGTGTAAAAGTATTGACGTGGCAGCACGCCAATC
Protein-coding regions in this window:
- a CDS encoding ABC transporter permease, whose amino-acid sequence is MNRQASRLLALARRWFGGGSRDRVLDAELESFLQHEIDARIVEGMTPREARRTALASIGGIQQVKEHAREARTGARLDALWRDTRYAARTFRRSPGFAATAVVSLAVGIAAATGLFSIVNAALLHPFPFADINRIVTLGVIDKGTPRGLSVTARQLVALQHSDLFDGAFALDTWGMTLTGQGLPEAVGIQYFSANALNVLGVPPLLGRVFDEADGPAGEQPQRVVVLTYRFWQRHFGGRPEAVGQTLSFSSNREPYTVIGVLPRQYFYTGPEILVPLHLTFDPTFAWSVQARLKRGVTPRMAEQRLQPLFDQFAKEAPQRFPKDVRPLVRTLVETRRAAGFVPTLLLIFAASLLLLLLACANVSILLLARGTSRAHEFAVRAAIGASRGRLIRQLLVESLLMAFSGAALGVAVGYWGLPAMLRLLPPNAVPVGNLMAVPVNVPVLLFSAGLAMASALICGLSPALSFSRPRLTTMARTTAGVESRRAHHLLLAAQIALTVLLLAGTGAAVRVLIGLYRTSLGYDPHDVFVATINLPENTYMQWAGRATFYERLRDRMAEVPQVESVALATYSGIPPQSGQRSVVEVPGRDASEDEAPIVQRISGDYFATMKIPLIRGRVWSDSESGGTPHVAVVNQTMARAWWPDESAIGRRVRMPDYVKPPNPFRLAAPGSDGWFEIVGVVGDTPNVGLHEPPAPSIYVPYTLMLSDSLN